One segment of Colias croceus chromosome 15, ilColCroc2.1 DNA contains the following:
- the LOC123698066 gene encoding eukaryotic translation initiation factor 4E-binding protein, producing the protein MSASPIARQATHSQSIPTRRVQISDPAQMPDVYSSTPGGTIYSTTPGGTRIVYERSFMMSLSQSPISRTPPKCPLPACMMKNPNSGPILNTKARSNSISFDESQETFSMDL; encoded by the exons atgtctgCATCACCGATTGCGAGGCAAGCTACCCATAGCCAAAGCATCCCGACTCGGCGGGTTCAGATATCAGATCCAGCGCAAATGCCTGATGTGTATTCCAGCACACCTGGAGGCACAATTTATTCAACGACACCTGGAg GCACAAGGATTGTGTACGAAAGGTCATTCATGATGTCCTTAAGTCAATCACCTATTTCAAGAACGCCACCCAAATGCCCCTTACCAGCTTGCATGATGAAGAATCCCAACTCGGGTCCTATTCTGAACACAAAAGCACGCTCGAATTCCATCTCTTTCGATGAGTCACAAGAAACATTCTCTATGGATCTCTAA